In a single window of the Streptomyces sp. NBC_00285 genome:
- a CDS encoding sugar ABC transporter ATP-binding protein: MVTAPPVAEAAGITKRFGSTVALSDARITIAPGQTHALVGRNGAGKSTLVSILTGLQAPDEGTVTFGGEPAPRPADRDAWRRRVACVYQKSTIIPELTVAENLFLNRHDRGKSGLISWRTLRRKAAGLLQTWSVDVDVRTPAGELDVEQRQFVEIARALSFGARFIVLDEPTAQLDGAAITRLFGRIEDLQQQGVTFLFISHHLQEIYEICDTVTVFRDARHILTAPVADLPRAELVAAMTGDSATESSGDRRPADTAAADVLTVDGVSLDDTYDDVSFSIGAGEIVGLAGAASSGRIEVAETVVGLRGSTTGTVEIAGTRPRPGSVPAALRAGVGFVPQDRHHQGLVPGMSIADNGTLTIPERLGPPGFIDRRRRDGLAKSMIENLAIKTPGPELAVSGLSGGNQQKVVMARALANDPRLLVLINPTAGVDVRSKEFLLGKVEETAESGTGVLIASDELDDLRRCDRVLVMFQGRVVAEKPSGWHDHELVAAMEGVELDA, encoded by the coding sequence ATGGTTACGGCACCGCCCGTCGCCGAGGCGGCGGGGATCACGAAGCGGTTCGGCTCCACGGTCGCCCTGAGCGACGCGCGGATCACGATCGCACCCGGGCAGACACACGCGCTGGTCGGACGCAACGGCGCGGGCAAGTCGACCCTGGTCTCCATCCTCACCGGCCTCCAGGCGCCCGACGAGGGCACGGTGACCTTCGGCGGCGAACCGGCTCCCCGGCCCGCCGACCGGGACGCCTGGCGGCGACGGGTGGCCTGCGTCTACCAGAAGTCCACGATCATTCCCGAACTGACCGTCGCGGAGAACCTGTTCCTGAACCGGCACGACCGCGGCAAGAGCGGCCTGATCAGCTGGCGGACCCTCCGCCGCAAGGCAGCGGGCCTGCTGCAGACCTGGTCGGTCGACGTGGACGTGCGCACTCCCGCAGGTGAACTGGACGTCGAACAAAGGCAGTTCGTCGAGATCGCCAGGGCGCTGTCCTTCGGGGCACGCTTCATCGTCCTCGACGAGCCGACCGCCCAACTCGACGGAGCCGCCATCACCCGGCTGTTCGGCCGGATCGAGGACCTCCAGCAGCAGGGCGTCACCTTCCTGTTCATCAGCCACCACCTTCAGGAGATCTACGAGATCTGCGACACGGTGACGGTGTTCCGCGACGCCCGGCACATCCTCACCGCTCCCGTGGCCGACCTGCCCCGCGCCGAACTCGTCGCCGCGATGACGGGTGACAGCGCGACGGAGTCCTCGGGCGACCGCCGCCCGGCGGACACCGCGGCCGCGGATGTCCTCACCGTCGACGGCGTGTCCCTCGACGACACGTACGACGACGTGTCGTTCAGCATCGGGGCGGGCGAGATCGTCGGTCTCGCCGGCGCCGCGAGCAGCGGCCGTATCGAGGTCGCGGAGACGGTGGTGGGACTGCGCGGTTCCACCACCGGCACGGTGGAGATCGCGGGCACCCGGCCCCGGCCGGGCAGCGTCCCCGCGGCGCTGCGGGCAGGCGTCGGATTCGTCCCTCAGGACCGCCACCACCAGGGCCTCGTGCCCGGGATGTCCATCGCGGACAACGGAACCCTGACCATTCCCGAACGGCTCGGCCCGCCCGGCTTCATCGACCGCCGACGCCGTGACGGCCTCGCCAAGTCCATGATCGAGAACCTGGCCATCAAGACGCCGGGCCCCGAACTGGCCGTCTCCGGCCTCTCCGGAGGCAACCAGCAGAAGGTGGTCATGGCACGCGCCCTGGCCAACGACCCCAGGCTGTTGGTGCTCATCAACCCGACCGCAGGCGTCGACGTGCGGTCCAAGGAGTTCCTCCTCGGCAAGGTCGAGGAGACCGCCGAGTCCGGCACCGGAGTCCTCATCGCCTCCGACGAACTCGACGACCTGCGTAGGTGCGACCGGGTCCTGGTGATGTTCCAGGGCCGCGTGGTCGCCGAGAAGCCCAGCGGCTGGCACGACCACGAGCTCGTGGCCGCGATGGAAGGAGTGGAACTCGATGCCTGA
- a CDS encoding sugar ABC transporter substrate-binding protein, translating to MTLRHHRYACFATLAALAVPALAACGGSGSGTASSGGKPVIGVDYPRSDTDFWNSYIKYTPQYAKELGLDLKTTNSQNDVAKLTANAQTFISQGVKGVAMAPQDTAAIAPTLAQMEAKKIPVVTVDTRPDTGKVYMVVRADNRAYGEKACQYLGTKLGGKGKVVMLQGDLSSINGRDRTEAFNDCMKTNYPGIKVFGEATNWDGAVAAQKLQTDLTAHPDIKGVYMQSSFALAGTLQVLKQKGLLVDPKNKKHVFVVSNDGIPEELKDIGAGKIDATVSQPADLYAKYALYYLKAAIDGKTFKPGKTDHDSTIIQARPGLLEDQLSAPLVTSDGGTYGGVSSLKSDDTSLWGNNLG from the coding sequence ATGACGCTCAGACACCACCGCTACGCCTGTTTCGCGACCCTCGCCGCACTGGCCGTACCCGCTCTCGCCGCATGCGGGGGCTCGGGTTCCGGCACCGCCTCCTCCGGCGGCAAGCCGGTCATCGGGGTCGACTACCCCCGCTCCGACACCGACTTCTGGAACTCGTACATCAAGTACACCCCGCAGTACGCGAAGGAACTCGGGCTCGACCTGAAGACCACCAACTCGCAGAACGACGTCGCCAAGCTGACCGCGAACGCCCAGACGTTCATCAGCCAGGGCGTCAAGGGTGTCGCGATGGCCCCGCAGGACACCGCCGCCATCGCCCCCACCCTGGCCCAGATGGAGGCGAAGAAGATCCCGGTCGTCACCGTGGACACCCGCCCCGACACCGGCAAGGTCTACATGGTCGTCCGGGCCGACAACCGCGCGTACGGCGAGAAGGCCTGTCAGTACCTCGGCACGAAGCTCGGCGGCAAGGGCAAGGTCGTCATGCTCCAGGGCGACCTGTCCTCCATCAACGGCCGTGACCGCACCGAGGCGTTCAACGACTGCATGAAGACGAACTACCCCGGCATCAAGGTGTTCGGTGAGGCCACCAACTGGGACGGCGCCGTCGCCGCGCAGAAGCTCCAGACCGACCTGACCGCCCACCCGGACATCAAGGGCGTCTACATGCAGTCCAGTTTCGCGCTGGCCGGCACCCTCCAGGTCCTCAAGCAGAAGGGACTGCTGGTCGACCCGAAGAACAAGAAGCACGTGTTCGTCGTGTCCAACGACGGCATCCCCGAGGAGCTCAAGGACATCGGGGCCGGGAAGATCGACGCCACCGTGTCCCAGCCCGCCGACCTCTACGCCAAGTACGCCCTCTACTACCTGAAGGCGGCGATCGACGGCAAGACGTTCAAGCCCGGCAAGACCGACCACGACAGCACGATCATCCAGGCCCGTCCCGGGCTGCTGGAGGACCAGCTGTCCGCTCCGCTGGTCACCTCCGACGGCGGCACCTACGGAGGCGTGTCCAGCCTCAAGAGCGACGACACGTCCCTCTGGGGCAACAACCTCGGCTGA
- a CDS encoding SDR family NAD(P)-dependent oxidoreductase, producing MSRDEFSGLKAVVTGGASGIGLATAQLLADRGARVACLDLKPDDVPEPLLGVRADVTDDAGVRSAIEEAAHLLGGIDILVNNAGIGAQGAIEDNPDDEWRRVFDVNVFGIVRVTRAALPHLRRSPSAAIVNTCSVAATAGLPQRALYSATKGAVLSLTRATAADLVRDGIRVNCVNPGTVDTPWVGRLLERAEDAEAERAALEARQPMGRLVATDEVAAAIAHLASPLSASTTGTDLAVDGGMQGLRLRPRN from the coding sequence GTGAGCAGGGACGAGTTCTCCGGCCTCAAGGCCGTCGTCACCGGCGGCGCCTCCGGGATCGGCCTGGCCACCGCGCAGCTCCTCGCCGACCGCGGGGCCCGCGTCGCCTGCCTCGACCTGAAGCCCGACGACGTCCCCGAACCGCTGCTCGGCGTCCGGGCCGACGTGACCGACGACGCCGGCGTGCGGTCGGCGATCGAAGAGGCGGCACACCTGCTGGGCGGGATCGACATCCTGGTCAACAACGCCGGGATCGGCGCCCAGGGTGCCATCGAGGACAACCCCGACGACGAGTGGCGCCGGGTCTTCGACGTCAACGTCTTCGGAATCGTCAGGGTGACCCGGGCCGCCCTCCCCCACCTGCGCCGCTCCCCCAGCGCGGCCATCGTCAACACCTGCTCCGTCGCCGCGACCGCGGGACTTCCCCAGCGGGCGCTGTACTCCGCGACCAAGGGGGCCGTCCTCTCGCTCACCCGGGCGACCGCCGCCGACCTCGTGCGCGACGGCATCCGCGTCAACTGCGTCAACCCCGGCACGGTCGACACCCCATGGGTCGGAAGACTCCTGGAACGTGCCGAGGACGCGGAGGCCGAGCGTGCCGCACTCGAAGCCCGCCAGCCCATGGGGCGTCTGGTCGCCACCGACGAGGTGGCCGCCGCCATCGCCCACCTCGCGAGCCCGCTCTCGGCATCCACCACCGGTACCGACCTCGCTGTCGACGGCGGCATGCAGGGACTGCGGCTCCGCCCGCGCAACTGA
- a CDS encoding enolase C-terminal domain-like protein: MTELISSVEAVDVRFPTSLELDGSDAMNPEPDYSAAYVTVRTSGGEEGHGLAFTVGRGNDVEVAAVRALAPLVVGLPVEEVLGDLGAFSRRLTGDSQLRWLGPEKGAIHMAAAAVVNAVWDLYGRRTGKPVWRLLSELSPEQLVDLVDFRYLEDALTREEALDILRRAEPGRAERTAHLLEHGYPAYTTTPGWLGYDDEKLVRLSKEAVADGFSQIKLKVGADRDTDVRRMRLAREAVGADIRIAVDANQAWGVRQAIDWMRALAPYDPYWIEEPTSPDDILGHAAIRKAVSPIRVATGEHTHNQVMFKQLLQAEALDILQMDASRTAGVTENVAILLLAAKFGVPVCPHAGGVGLCEMVQHLAMFDYVAVSGTTENRVIEYVDHLHEHFTDPVRIRDGHYLAPAAPGIGAEIHPASVAAHRYPDGPVWQEVTAS, translated from the coding sequence ATGACTGAGCTGATCAGCTCAGTCGAAGCGGTGGACGTACGGTTCCCGACGTCACTCGAACTCGACGGCTCCGATGCCATGAACCCCGAACCCGACTACTCGGCCGCCTATGTGACGGTCCGTACGAGCGGCGGGGAGGAGGGCCACGGACTCGCCTTCACGGTGGGACGTGGCAACGACGTCGAGGTCGCTGCCGTACGCGCCCTCGCCCCACTCGTGGTGGGCCTGCCGGTGGAGGAGGTCCTGGGTGATCTCGGTGCCTTCTCCCGGCGGTTGACCGGCGACAGTCAACTGCGCTGGCTGGGACCGGAGAAGGGCGCCATCCACATGGCCGCGGCGGCGGTCGTCAACGCCGTGTGGGACCTGTACGGGCGCCGGACCGGCAAGCCCGTCTGGCGGCTGCTGTCCGAACTGTCCCCGGAGCAACTGGTGGACCTGGTCGACTTCCGCTATCTGGAGGACGCGCTGACCCGTGAGGAGGCGCTGGACATCCTGCGCCGCGCCGAACCCGGCCGCGCGGAACGCACGGCGCACCTGCTGGAGCACGGCTACCCGGCCTACACCACGACGCCCGGATGGCTCGGCTACGACGACGAGAAGCTGGTGCGGCTCTCCAAGGAGGCGGTCGCCGACGGGTTCTCGCAGATCAAACTGAAGGTCGGTGCCGACCGCGATACTGACGTACGCCGCATGCGGCTGGCCCGTGAGGCGGTCGGAGCGGACATCCGCATCGCCGTGGACGCCAACCAGGCGTGGGGAGTCCGGCAGGCGATCGACTGGATGCGCGCCCTGGCACCCTACGACCCGTACTGGATCGAGGAGCCCACCTCACCCGACGACATCCTCGGACACGCCGCCATCCGCAAGGCGGTGTCACCGATCAGGGTGGCCACCGGCGAACACACCCACAACCAGGTGATGTTCAAGCAGCTGCTGCAGGCCGAGGCGCTCGACATCCTGCAGATGGACGCCAGCCGAACCGCCGGTGTCACCGAGAACGTCGCCATCCTGCTGCTGGCCGCCAAGTTCGGCGTCCCGGTCTGCCCGCACGCCGGCGGGGTCGGTCTGTGCGAGATGGTCCAGCACCTGGCGATGTTCGACTACGTGGCCGTCAGCGGAACCACCGAGAACCGGGTGATCGAGTACGTCGACCATCTGCACGAGCACTTCACCGACCCGGTCCGCATCCGGGACGGCCACTACCTCGCGCCGGCCGCGCCCGGTATCGGTGCCGAGATCCACCCCGCCTCCGTCGCCGCACACCGCTACCCGGACGGGCCCGTGTGGCAGGAGGTGACCGCCTCGTGA
- a CDS encoding FadR/GntR family transcriptional regulator has protein sequence MSLTDKAIDRIRELIQSGELSPGAKLPPEQLLAAELGLSRNLTREAVKALVVSRVLEIRRGDGTYVTSLEPELLLSGIGSAVELLHGDTLLELTEVRRLLEPLATALAAPRISADQLAEVGWHLEAMRAAHDDVERLNEHDAAFHRTVIAATGNATLATLLEGISSRTVRARIWRGLVDDNVAARTVAEHEAIYQALADRDAVLAQAAALLHVTTTERWLREHWDREANALPQDAAEGDR, from the coding sequence ATGTCATTGACCGACAAGGCCATCGACCGCATCAGGGAGCTCATCCAGTCCGGTGAGCTGTCCCCGGGTGCCAAGCTGCCGCCCGAGCAGCTGCTCGCCGCCGAGCTGGGGCTGTCCCGCAACCTCACCCGGGAGGCGGTCAAGGCGCTGGTCGTCTCGCGGGTTCTGGAGATCCGGCGCGGCGACGGCACCTACGTGACCAGCCTGGAGCCGGAGTTGCTGCTGAGCGGCATCGGGTCGGCCGTGGAACTGCTGCACGGCGACACCCTGCTGGAGCTCACCGAGGTACGACGGCTGCTGGAACCGCTCGCCACGGCACTGGCCGCGCCCCGGATCTCGGCCGACCAGCTTGCCGAGGTGGGATGGCACCTCGAAGCGATGCGCGCCGCTCATGACGACGTCGAGCGGCTCAACGAGCACGACGCCGCCTTTCACCGCACGGTGATCGCGGCCACCGGCAACGCCACCCTCGCCACCCTCCTGGAGGGCATCTCCAGCCGTACGGTGCGCGCCCGCATCTGGCGGGGACTGGTCGACGACAACGTCGCCGCCCGCACCGTCGCCGAGCACGAGGCGATCTACCAGGCGCTGGCCGACCGGGACGCCGTACTCGCGCAGGCCGCCGCGCTTTTGCACGTCACCACCACGGAGCGGTGGCTGCGCGAGCACTGGGACCGGGAGGCCAACGCCCTTCCGCAGGATGCCGCCGAGGGCGACCGCTGA
- a CDS encoding fumarylacetoacetate hydrolase family protein — protein MKLLRVGPTGLERPAVLDADGGAHDLTSLTDDIDGAFLAGDGLERARTALGEGLLPRIGITGKRIGAPVARPGKVVCVGLNYVDHAAETGTPPPAEPVLFMKASNTVVGPDDTVLIPRTSTKTDYEIELAVVIGRTARYLDSPDDADGVIAGYTVADDVSERAFQHERGGQWDKGKSCETFNPLGPWLVTPDEVGDPQGLATRLWVNGELRQDGHTKNMIFGVRHIVWYLSQFMVLDPGDVINTGTPAGVAFGANDFPYLRAGDVVEVEIDRLGRQRHVIGQAR, from the coding sequence ATGAAGTTGCTGCGTGTGGGCCCGACGGGCCTGGAGCGCCCCGCCGTCCTGGACGCCGACGGCGGCGCCCACGACCTCACCTCGCTCACCGACGACATCGACGGCGCCTTTCTCGCCGGCGACGGCCTCGAACGGGCCCGGACCGCCCTCGGCGAAGGGCTGCTGCCGCGCATCGGGATCACCGGCAAGCGGATCGGCGCACCCGTCGCCCGCCCCGGCAAGGTCGTCTGCGTCGGCCTCAACTACGTGGACCACGCCGCCGAGACCGGCACCCCGCCGCCCGCGGAGCCGGTGCTCTTCATGAAGGCGTCCAATACCGTGGTCGGCCCGGACGACACCGTGCTGATCCCGCGCACCAGCACCAAGACGGACTACGAGATCGAACTCGCGGTGGTCATCGGCCGCACCGCCCGCTATCTCGACTCCCCGGACGATGCCGACGGGGTCATCGCCGGCTACACCGTCGCCGACGACGTCTCCGAGCGCGCCTTCCAGCACGAGCGGGGCGGACAGTGGGACAAGGGCAAGTCCTGCGAGACCTTCAACCCGCTCGGACCCTGGCTGGTGACCCCCGACGAGGTGGGGGACCCACAGGGGCTCGCGACACGGCTGTGGGTCAACGGGGAACTGCGCCAGGACGGCCACACCAAGAACATGATCTTCGGGGTGCGTCACATCGTCTGGTACTTGAGCCAGTTCATGGTGCTGGACCCCGGCGACGTCATCAACACCGGCACACCCGCAGGCGTCGCCTTCGGTGCCAACGACTTCCCGTATCTGCGGGCCGGCGACGTGGTCGAGGTGGAGATCGACCGGCTCGGCCGTCAGCGGCACGTCATCGGACAGGCCCGATGA
- the larA gene encoding nickel-dependent lactate racemase: MKVRLAYGRSGLDIDVDPRTATVVEPVHHEAAADQRAALRAALRTPVAGPPLRRRVRPGQTVAISACDGTRPQPRHLMIPAVLDELDGIVRPEDVVILIATGTHRGNSESELRQMFGDEIVDGVRIVNHDSRDPGQLTWMGTYGDGVPVWLNREWVEADVRITTGFVEPHFFAGFSGGPKLVAPGLAALETVLVLHDAARIGDPRATWGVIHGNPVHDDVRAIAAATGVTFSLDVVLNRDKDIVAAFGGDLLPMHEAAAATARRMAMRPVEAPFDVVVTTNSGFPLDQNLYQAVKGMSAAYQVVRPGGTIICAAECHDGFPDHGSYREVLASAASPQALFDDISARTETVPDQWQVQIQARIQSNSRVIMRTGFLSDADLATAHLEQTRDISATVAEALATAGPGARVCVLPEGPQTIPYIEGARP, translated from the coding sequence GTGAAAGTACGTCTGGCCTACGGGCGGTCCGGGCTGGACATCGACGTGGACCCGAGAACGGCGACCGTCGTCGAACCCGTCCACCACGAGGCCGCCGCAGATCAGAGAGCCGCACTGCGCGCGGCCCTGCGCACCCCGGTCGCCGGGCCGCCCCTGCGCCGGCGGGTACGGCCGGGACAGACCGTGGCGATCTCGGCCTGCGACGGCACCCGGCCCCAGCCACGTCACCTGATGATCCCGGCCGTCCTCGACGAACTCGACGGCATCGTCCGCCCCGAGGACGTCGTCATCCTCATCGCCACCGGCACCCACCGCGGCAACAGCGAGAGCGAACTGCGCCAGATGTTCGGCGACGAGATCGTCGACGGCGTACGCATCGTCAACCACGACTCCCGCGACCCCGGCCAGCTGACCTGGATGGGGACGTACGGCGACGGCGTACCGGTGTGGTTGAACCGGGAGTGGGTCGAGGCGGACGTCAGGATCACCACCGGATTCGTCGAGCCGCACTTCTTCGCGGGCTTCTCGGGCGGCCCCAAACTCGTCGCCCCCGGCCTCGCCGCGCTGGAGACCGTGCTGGTCCTGCACGACGCGGCCCGCATCGGCGACCCACGCGCCACCTGGGGCGTCATCCACGGCAACCCGGTCCACGACGATGTACGCGCCATCGCCGCGGCCACCGGCGTGACCTTCTCCCTCGACGTGGTGCTCAACCGCGACAAGGACATCGTGGCCGCCTTCGGCGGCGATCTCCTGCCGATGCACGAGGCCGCCGCCGCGACGGCCAGACGCATGGCGATGCGACCGGTCGAGGCGCCGTTCGACGTCGTCGTCACCACCAACTCCGGCTTCCCGCTGGACCAGAACCTCTACCAGGCCGTCAAGGGCATGTCCGCCGCATACCAGGTGGTCCGGCCCGGCGGGACCATCATCTGCGCGGCCGAGTGCCATGACGGATTCCCCGACCACGGCTCCTACCGCGAAGTGCTCGCCTCCGCCGCCTCGCCACAGGCACTCTTCGACGACATCAGCGCCCGCACCGAGACCGTGCCCGACCAGTGGCAGGTGCAGATCCAGGCGCGCATCCAGTCGAACAGCCGGGTCATCATGCGCACCGGATTCCTCAGCGACGCCGACCTCGCGACCGCCCATCTGGAGCAGACGCGGGACATCTCGGCGACCGTGGCCGAGGCACTGGCCACCGCGGGACCCGGAGCGCGGGTGTGCGTCCTGCCCGAGGGTCCCCAGACCATCCCGTACATCGAAGGGGCCCGGCCATGA
- the larB gene encoding nickel pincer cofactor biosynthesis protein LarB, with translation MNDVLNLGFARLDLAREARQGLPEVVYGPGKTVDQIVGIVTGLLEHNTGPVLVTRIEADAAEAVLAHVDEGGYDAEARLLLWRPAITGDFAVTVAAAGTSDRPVAAEAVAVASAVGLDTTAVHDVGVAGLDRILQVRGRLRSADAVIVVAGMEGALASVVGGLVRAPVVAVPVSTGYGASLEGVTALLAMHASCAAGVTVVNIDSGFSAAMAVHRIAQIRGAAR, from the coding sequence ATGAACGACGTGCTGAACCTCGGCTTCGCCCGCCTCGACCTGGCCCGCGAGGCACGGCAGGGACTCCCCGAGGTCGTCTACGGGCCCGGCAAGACGGTGGACCAGATCGTCGGCATCGTCACCGGACTGCTGGAGCACAACACCGGACCGGTCCTCGTCACGCGCATCGAGGCGGACGCCGCCGAGGCCGTCCTGGCACACGTCGACGAGGGCGGTTACGACGCCGAGGCCAGGCTGCTGCTGTGGCGGCCGGCCATCACCGGGGACTTCGCCGTCACGGTCGCCGCCGCCGGTACGTCCGACCGTCCGGTCGCCGCCGAGGCCGTCGCGGTGGCCTCGGCGGTCGGACTGGACACCACGGCCGTCCACGACGTCGGCGTGGCCGGCCTCGACCGGATCCTCCAGGTACGCGGCCGACTCCGGTCCGCCGACGCGGTGATCGTCGTGGCCGGTATGGAAGGCGCCCTCGCGAGCGTCGTCGGCGGACTGGTCCGCGCACCGGTCGTCGCGGTACCCGTCTCCACCGGATACGGAGCCTCCCTGGAGGGCGTCACCGCGCTGCTCGCCATGCACGCCTCCTGCGCCGCCGGAGTGACCGTGGTCAACATCGACTCCGGCTTCTCGGCCGCCATGGCGGTCCACCGCATCGCCCAGATCCGGGGAGCCGCCCGGTGA
- the larC gene encoding nickel pincer cofactor biosynthesis protein LarC: MICWINPFTGLAGDMLLAALIDAGAPLDAIRAAITATGLTGWDLTAERVTDHGLTATRVHVHVTDTRAERQAAEVIELASRAVPEPVAALAVTAVRAVAEVEGRLHGTDPATVHLHELGGHDTLVDIVGTAAALHALGVTQVVSSPLPLGRGRIDAAHGVLPCPAPATLALLAGAAVTGSELPGETVTPTGAALLRACGATYDPPPVMTLGPTGYGAGTRRLPDRPNVISVTLGRPSKAERTEEVVVLETNLDDVTGEVLGHTIARAMQSGALDAWATPAVMKKGRPAQILHVLTTPHQEQRLRDLVLAETGTLGVRRVAATRTTSPRSFETVDVDGHQVRIKHGPHGSKPEHDDVVAAATRLGLPLRAVTARALRLTGDRGPVQQEQEEDG, encoded by the coding sequence GTGATCTGCTGGATCAACCCCTTCACCGGACTGGCCGGGGACATGCTGCTGGCCGCGCTCATCGACGCCGGGGCTCCCCTCGACGCGATCCGGGCGGCGATCACCGCCACCGGTCTGACCGGCTGGGACCTGACCGCCGAGCGCGTCACCGACCACGGGCTGACCGCCACCCGGGTCCACGTGCACGTCACCGACACCCGCGCCGAGCGACAGGCCGCCGAGGTGATCGAACTGGCCTCCCGGGCCGTCCCCGAACCCGTGGCGGCCCTCGCGGTCACGGCCGTGCGCGCGGTGGCCGAAGTGGAGGGCCGCCTGCACGGCACCGACCCGGCCACCGTCCACCTGCACGAACTGGGCGGCCACGACACCCTGGTCGACATCGTCGGCACCGCCGCCGCTCTGCACGCACTCGGCGTCACCCAGGTCGTCAGCTCCCCCCTGCCCCTGGGCCGGGGACGCATCGACGCGGCCCACGGCGTCCTGCCCTGCCCTGCTCCGGCCACCCTCGCTCTGCTGGCCGGAGCGGCGGTCACCGGCAGTGAGCTGCCCGGCGAGACGGTGACACCGACCGGCGCCGCGCTGCTGCGCGCCTGCGGTGCCACGTACGACCCGCCGCCGGTCATGACCCTCGGCCCCACCGGCTACGGCGCCGGTACCCGCAGGCTCCCCGACCGCCCCAACGTCATCTCCGTCACCCTCGGCCGCCCCTCGAAGGCCGAACGGACAGAGGAGGTCGTCGTCCTGGAGACCAACCTCGACGACGTCACCGGCGAAGTCCTCGGCCACACCATCGCCCGGGCGATGCAGTCCGGGGCCCTCGACGCCTGGGCCACACCTGCCGTGATGAAGAAGGGCCGGCCCGCCCAGATCCTGCATGTGCTGACCACTCCGCATCAGGAACAACGGCTGCGAGACCTCGTCCTGGCCGAGACCGGCACCCTCGGAGTCCGCCGCGTGGCCGCCACCCGCACCACGTCGCCCCGCAGCTTCGAGACCGTCGATGTCGACGGACATCAAGTGCGCATCAAACACGGCCCCCACGGTTCCAAGCCCGAGCACGACGACGTCGTGGCCGCCGCCACCAGGCTGGGCCTGCCCCTGCGAGCCGTCACCGCCCGCGCCCTGCGCCTGACCGGCGACCGAGGCCCCGTCCAGCAGGAGCAGGAGGAAGACGGATGA
- the larE gene encoding ATP-dependent sacrificial sulfur transferase LarE, whose translation MSQQSPEQRLLDRMRAIGPLAVAYSGGVDSALVLAAAVRALGADRVLAVTAVSESLADGELDRARLLADGLGVTHLTPRTSELASLGYRANGPDRCYFCKSTVLDTIAVLARDHGFDQVATGTNADDARDPHRPGIRAGRERAIHTPLLDTGLDKTAVRRLSRSWALPTWSKPATPCLASRIRYGVEVTPHRLARVDRAEVAVRALLANVGLNVSDLRVRDLGDAVRVEVDASIVDRVTQLPEMARALADAGFAELPYVVEAFRSGRLNSEM comes from the coding sequence ATGAGTCAACAGAGCCCGGAACAGCGCCTGCTGGACCGTATGCGAGCCATCGGCCCGCTCGCCGTGGCCTATTCGGGGGGCGTGGACTCCGCCCTCGTCCTCGCCGCGGCCGTACGAGCTCTGGGTGCGGACCGGGTGCTCGCCGTCACCGCCGTGTCGGAGAGCCTCGCCGACGGCGAACTCGACCGCGCACGCCTTCTCGCCGACGGACTGGGAGTCACCCATCTGACGCCGCGCACCAGCGAACTCGCCAGCCTCGGCTACCGGGCCAACGGCCCCGACCGCTGCTACTTCTGCAAGTCGACGGTCCTGGACACCATCGCCGTGCTGGCCCGCGACCACGGCTTCGACCAGGTGGCCACCGGAACCAATGCGGACGACGCCCGCGACCCCCACCGACCGGGCATCCGGGCGGGCCGGGAGCGCGCGATCCACACCCCGCTCCTCGACACCGGCCTGGACAAGACGGCCGTACGCCGGCTCAGCAGGTCCTGGGCGCTGCCGACCTGGAGCAAACCGGCGACCCCCTGCCTGGCCAGCCGGATCCGCTACGGCGTCGAGGTCACCCCGCACCGTCTGGCCCGCGTCGACCGTGCCGAGGTCGCCGTACGCGCGCTCCTGGCCAACGTCGGCCTGAACGTGAGTGACCTCCGGGTCCGCGACCTGGGCGACGCGGTCCGCGTCGAAGTCGACGCCTCGATCGTCGACAGGGTCACGCAGCTCCCTGAGATGGCCCGAGCGCTCGCCGACGCAGGCTTCGCCGAACTGCCCTACGTTGTCGAGGCGTTCCGCTCAGGACGGCTCAACTCCGAGATGTAG